From a single Cyclobacterium marinum DSM 745 genomic region:
- a CDS encoding serine hydrolase domain-containing protein yields MLKLKILFLIVLIGCGCEEKPVVVNFQQGYHGKISEGQSKLIHTEAKGFFNQTQLSIAIIKNGKPEFYGVKIENDTMFSVENQDSVFEIGSISKVFTATLLADLSLDGKLNLNDPAGKYLPWKLKNTPEFTLQQLSNHSSGLPRLPDNLILSEVDMSNPYKDYGEEKLGFYLTEQLELQQDPGLKFDYSNLGVGLLGYMLTRIDSSSYEEMIQNRIAIPFQMESTTVNREKVMPQLVKGLDVEGKETPNWDLNVLQGAGAILSSTQDLTKFALAQFNPANQTLALTQKKTFSVTAYEKAIGLGWMIENKKDGKWLWHGGGTGGYSSSFTLDLDRKNAVIILSNVSGFSENVVNISNLGSRLMEMIED; encoded by the coding sequence ATGTTGAAATTAAAAATACTTTTTCTAATAGTACTTATTGGTTGTGGCTGCGAGGAAAAACCAGTAGTTGTTAACTTTCAGCAGGGTTATCATGGAAAAATTTCTGAAGGCCAATCAAAATTAATCCATACGGAAGCAAAAGGTTTTTTCAACCAAACCCAGTTATCCATAGCTATAATCAAGAATGGAAAGCCGGAATTTTATGGAGTGAAAATAGAAAATGACACCATGTTTTCAGTGGAGAACCAAGATAGTGTCTTCGAAATTGGGTCTATCTCAAAAGTTTTTACCGCCACATTACTGGCAGACTTGAGTCTCGATGGCAAGTTAAACCTCAATGACCCTGCGGGTAAATATTTGCCATGGAAACTGAAAAACACCCCTGAATTCACTTTGCAACAACTTTCCAACCACAGCTCAGGTTTGCCTAGGCTCCCTGATAATCTGATCCTTTCAGAAGTGGATATGAGCAATCCCTACAAAGATTATGGTGAAGAAAAATTAGGCTTTTATCTCACCGAACAGCTAGAACTACAACAGGATCCGGGACTAAAATTTGACTATTCAAATCTTGGGGTGGGGCTATTGGGCTACATGCTCACAAGAATAGATTCCTCAAGCTATGAAGAAATGATACAAAATAGGATTGCCATTCCATTTCAAATGGAATCCACGACCGTCAATAGAGAAAAGGTAATGCCTCAGCTTGTCAAAGGTTTGGATGTGGAAGGTAAAGAAACGCCCAATTGGGATTTAAACGTATTGCAAGGTGCTGGAGCCATTCTATCCAGTACCCAAGATCTGACCAAGTTTGCACTGGCCCAATTCAATCCTGCCAATCAGACATTGGCGCTTACACAAAAGAAAACTTTTTCCGTCACCGCCTATGAAAAGGCCATAGGATTAGGCTGGATGATTGAAAATAAAAAAGATGGTAAATGGTTATGGCATGGTGGTGGAACCGGTGGCTATTCTTCTTCTTTTACCTTGGATTTGGATAGGAAAAATGCTGTCATCATTTTATCCAATGTCTCTGGTTTTTCAGAAAATGTGGTAAACATTTCAAATCTAGGTTCAAGGTTAATGGAGATGATAGAAGATTAA
- a CDS encoding type III pantothenate kinase, with the protein MFLSIDAGNSNIVFGFYQDETNAWEEVLRVPTKKDLRVFNLERKVAMYFLEKGWGTDSIDQIGMSTVVPDLEPVLIQFCERFFGKKPYVINENSYNKLPVTAMNPREIGTDLMANITAAYLRFRTACIIVDFGTALTFSVVAKEGEVIGVNIVPGIKTAINSLFNNTAKLPRVELKLPESALGKNTVHAIQAGIFYGYSGLVKGMVEAIEKETNCKYQLIVTGGMSSLMGHLGDRFNTVDVNLTLKGIFQITRLNIGN; encoded by the coding sequence ATGTTTCTATCAATTGATGCAGGAAATTCTAATATTGTATTTGGTTTTTACCAAGATGAAACTAACGCTTGGGAAGAAGTACTTCGGGTCCCAACAAAAAAAGATCTTAGGGTTTTTAATCTTGAGAGAAAAGTAGCCATGTATTTTTTAGAGAAAGGATGGGGGACCGATTCTATTGATCAAATAGGAATGAGTACAGTTGTACCCGATTTAGAGCCTGTGTTGATTCAGTTCTGTGAGCGGTTTTTTGGTAAAAAACCTTACGTTATCAATGAAAATAGCTATAATAAACTGCCAGTCACCGCAATGAACCCCAGAGAAATAGGTACGGACCTAATGGCAAACATTACAGCGGCTTACTTGAGGTTTAGGACTGCTTGTATTATTGTGGATTTTGGAACAGCCTTGACATTTAGTGTGGTGGCTAAAGAAGGGGAAGTAATTGGAGTAAATATTGTTCCCGGAATCAAAACAGCCATCAATTCCCTGTTTAACAATACAGCGAAACTTCCAAGAGTTGAACTGAAGTTGCCGGAATCAGCCTTGGGGAAAAATACGGTCCACGCTATCCAGGCCGGCATCTTTTATGGGTATTCAGGCTTAGTGAAAGGAATGGTGGAGGCCATAGAAAAAGAAACCAATTGTAAATATCAGTTGATTGTCACCGGAGGTATGTCATCTTTGATGGGTCACTTAGGGGATAGATTCAATACTGTTGATGTGAATTTAACACTGAAAGGGATTTTTCAAATCACAAGGCTTAATATAGGTAATTGA
- a CDS encoding GNAT family N-acetyltransferase: MYTVREGKKEDLPAILELIKELALYEKAPEEVTNTLEMMEKDGFGPQPVFGFYVLEKEDTQRIIGTAIYYYRYSTWKGKRLYLEDYIVTEKERGKGAGKLLFERVMAKSLEEGCTGMMWQVLDWNEPAIRFYKKYSARMESEWINCNLQAEKIKEMLAK; the protein is encoded by the coding sequence ATGTATACTGTTAGAGAAGGAAAAAAAGAGGATTTACCGGCTATTCTTGAATTAATCAAAGAATTGGCATTGTATGAAAAAGCACCTGAAGAAGTGACCAATACCCTTGAAATGATGGAAAAGGATGGCTTTGGTCCTCAACCGGTTTTTGGCTTTTATGTTTTGGAAAAGGAGGATACCCAGCGCATTATTGGAACCGCCATATATTATTACCGTTACAGCACATGGAAAGGCAAGCGACTTTACTTAGAAGATTATATTGTCACCGAAAAAGAGCGTGGAAAAGGTGCCGGCAAACTGCTTTTTGAAAGAGTAATGGCCAAATCACTCGAGGAGGGTTGCACAGGAATGATGTGGCAGGTCCTTGATTGGAATGAACCTGCAATCAGATTTTATAAGAAATACAGTGCTCGAATGGAATCTGAATGGATCAATTGTAATCTCCAAGCTGAAAAAATTAAGGAAATGTTAGCTAAATGA
- a CDS encoding vWA domain-containing protein, which translates to MKGFRFSKFVPQKDEDKNTFEQLLDIFLQLVTMTGGDAAEALSWLTDLDKRYNMTKPGYGIGDFIDDLKSKGYLDEKKGNGEIKITGKAEQSIRKNALEEIFGKLKRGKGGQHKTNHTGPGEERGTDRRPFAFGDNLDQIALTDSLRNAQINHGFSGDFLLTEDDLEVVESEMRTQTSTVLMIDISHSMILYGEDRITPAKKVAMALAELVKTRYPKDTLDVIVFGNDAWQIEIKDLPYLQVGPYHTNTVAGLELAMNLLRRRKNPNKQIFMITDGKPTCLKVGIKYYKNSFGIDSKILKETLKLAAQCRRLKIPVTTFMIASDPYLKEFVKEFTKVNNGNAYYSNLQGLGHLIFEDYRRNRTKRF; encoded by the coding sequence ATGAAAGGTTTTAGATTCAGCAAATTTGTCCCACAAAAGGACGAAGATAAAAATACATTTGAACAGCTCTTGGATATTTTCCTGCAGTTGGTCACCATGACAGGGGGAGATGCTGCTGAAGCTCTGAGTTGGCTCACAGATTTGGACAAGAGATACAATATGACCAAGCCTGGCTATGGTATTGGAGACTTTATTGATGACCTCAAGAGCAAAGGTTATTTAGATGAGAAAAAGGGCAATGGAGAAATAAAGATAACAGGAAAAGCAGAGCAATCCATCCGAAAAAATGCTTTGGAAGAAATTTTCGGAAAACTTAAGCGGGGAAAAGGAGGACAGCACAAGACCAACCACACGGGACCCGGAGAGGAAAGAGGCACAGATCGCAGACCTTTTGCTTTTGGAGACAATTTAGATCAGATTGCATTGACAGATTCTCTAAGAAATGCACAGATCAACCATGGTTTCTCCGGTGACTTCCTATTGACCGAAGATGATCTTGAAGTTGTAGAGAGTGAAATGCGAACACAAACCTCTACTGTTTTGATGATTGACATCTCACACAGCATGATCTTATACGGTGAAGACCGCATCACCCCGGCAAAAAAAGTAGCCATGGCATTGGCCGAATTGGTAAAAACCAGATACCCTAAAGATACGCTGGATGTAATTGTATTTGGGAATGATGCTTGGCAAATTGAAATCAAAGACTTACCCTACCTTCAGGTCGGCCCTTACCACACCAATACAGTAGCCGGACTTGAATTGGCCATGAATCTCTTAAGGAGGAGAAAAAACCCAAACAAACAGATTTTCATGATCACTGATGGCAAACCTACTTGCCTTAAGGTGGGCATCAAGTATTACAAAAACAGCTTTGGTATAGACAGCAAAATTCTCAAGGAAACGCTAAAACTTGCCGCTCAATGCAGAAGGCTGAAAATTCCTGTCACCACATTTATGATTGCTTCTGACCCTTATCTAAAGGAATTTGTTAAAGAATTTACTAAGGTCAATAATGGCAATGCTTATTATAGCAACTTACAAGGATTGGGACATTTAATTTTTGAAGATTACCGAAGAAATAGAACCAAACGTTTTTAA
- a CDS encoding YgaP family membrane protein has product MTKNMGSTDRIVRTIIAIVALYLYFSGIVAGVLGIVLIIVSAIFLLTSLISFCPLYSLFGIKSCKTH; this is encoded by the coding sequence ATGACAAAAAATATGGGATCAACCGATAGAATCGTAAGGACAATTATTGCAATAGTTGCCTTGTATCTTTATTTCTCAGGGATTGTAGCTGGAGTATTGGGCATCGTGTTAATTATCGTTTCGGCCATTTTTCTACTAACGAGCTTGATTAGTTTTTGTCCCCTATACTCCTTGTTTGGCATTAAATCATGCAAGACGCATTAA
- a CDS encoding alpha/beta fold hydrolase — MPGCFSFRDNDKSLYRLMEKQASTFEINYLEAYPLRWLWYENPDKDAPILLFIHGAPGSSSAFLSYIQDDTLRAQFSILVIDRLGYGYSGYGNYQAIPQQFEAIDTLIKKVNANQQNVYSVGHSYGGTIAGYIAIQDPEWLKGTVMIAPAIDPEQEKYFWFGKLALYNSTRWMVSKSLRVAADEKYSHEEELRTFVNQWDKINSPILHIHGDKDGLVPYGNVNFSLQNIPKKWLEVKTISGEGHLIPFTKKEKMVNEILKFIGNNE, encoded by the coding sequence ATGCCAGGATGTTTCTCATTTAGGGATAATGACAAAAGTCTCTACCGGTTGATGGAGAAGCAGGCAAGTACTTTTGAAATAAATTATTTGGAAGCATATCCTCTTCGATGGTTATGGTATGAAAACCCTGATAAGGACGCACCTATTTTGTTGTTTATTCATGGTGCTCCCGGTTCTTCTTCCGCTTTTCTTTCATATATTCAGGATGACACTTTAAGAGCGCAATTTTCAATTCTGGTTATTGATCGGCTTGGCTATGGTTATTCGGGCTATGGCAATTATCAAGCCATTCCCCAGCAATTTGAGGCCATAGACACCCTAATAAAAAAAGTGAATGCCAACCAGCAAAATGTTTATTCTGTAGGGCATTCCTATGGTGGAACCATCGCCGGTTATATTGCCATCCAGGATCCGGAATGGCTCAAAGGCACAGTAATGATCGCCCCGGCCATAGACCCTGAGCAGGAAAAATACTTTTGGTTTGGAAAATTGGCCTTGTATAATAGTACCCGATGGATGGTTTCTAAGTCTTTAAGAGTAGCTGCGGATGAGAAGTATTCCCATGAAGAAGAACTTAGAACATTTGTCAATCAATGGGATAAAATAAATTCCCCAATCTTACACATACATGGAGACAAGGATGGCTTGGTGCCTTATGGGAATGTAAATTTTTCATTGCAAAATATTCCAAAAAAGTGGTTGGAGGTTAAAACCATTTCTGGAGAAGGTCATTTGATTCCTTTTACTAAGAAAGAAAAAATGGTCAATGAAATACTTAAATTTATTGGCAATAATGAATGA
- a CDS encoding DinB family protein, whose product MKGKLVVQFVLLILIMGISDLKAQMYFSDQYPEVWKRNMNYSQLVAEAMPAELYDYQPTPESMSFKDQLLHIVDNISYLTAKINGQKITFYNKENKASIDKKQLIELLSQANDYVLELIKNAEKIQLDEKIVFGNENMTKENIFYLLRGHQVHHRAQCLVYLRLKGINAPSYVGW is encoded by the coding sequence ATGAAAGGAAAGTTAGTCGTTCAATTTGTATTATTGATTTTAATTATGGGCATTTCAGATTTAAAAGCACAAATGTATTTTTCCGACCAATACCCTGAGGTTTGGAAACGCAATATGAATTATTCACAGCTTGTGGCAGAGGCAATGCCCGCAGAACTATACGATTACCAGCCAACCCCCGAGTCCATGTCTTTTAAAGATCAGCTTTTACATATCGTGGACAATATCAGCTACCTTACTGCCAAAATCAATGGCCAAAAAATAACTTTTTATAACAAAGAAAATAAAGCCTCCATCGATAAAAAGCAGCTCATTGAGCTACTTTCACAGGCAAATGATTATGTATTGGAATTGATCAAAAATGCAGAAAAAATCCAATTGGATGAAAAGATCGTCTTTGGCAATGAAAACATGACCAAAGAAAATATTTTTTATTTATTGCGTGGGCACCAAGTGCATCACCGAGCACAGTGTTTAGTATACCTGCGATTAAAGGGCATAAACGCCCCCTCCTATGTAGGCTGGTAA
- a CDS encoding rhodanese-like domain-containing protein — protein MKVLYAFSFCLMIAFLSGENSFGQSLAYKALLKRTYDQNFDLVYPEQKEFIKNAIILDTREAYEFEVSHLKGAQWIGYETFNLSSVEDIPKDSPIVVYCSIGARSQEIGKILKQNGFSKVYNLYGGIFHWVNENNPVFQADTLPTNKVHTYNKMWGIWLNKGEKVN, from the coding sequence ATGAAAGTTTTATACGCTTTTTCCTTTTGTCTAATGATAGCATTTCTTTCAGGGGAAAATAGCTTCGGACAAAGCTTGGCATATAAAGCATTGCTTAAGCGCACTTATGATCAAAATTTTGATTTGGTATATCCCGAACAAAAGGAGTTTATCAAAAATGCCATAATATTGGACACCAGGGAAGCATACGAATTCGAGGTGAGCCATTTGAAAGGGGCCCAATGGATAGGTTATGAAACTTTTAACCTTTCATCGGTTGAGGACATTCCTAAGGATAGTCCCATAGTTGTTTATTGTTCAATTGGTGCCCGAAGTCAAGAAATTGGAAAAATATTAAAACAAAATGGTTTCAGTAAAGTATATAACCTTTATGGAGGAATATTTCATTGGGTAAATGAAAACAATCCTGTGTTTCAAGCAGACACCTTGCCTACCAACAAAGTACATACCTACAATAAAATGTGGGGAATATGGCTTAACAAGGGCGAAAAAGTAAATTAA
- a CDS encoding haloacid dehalogenase type II — protein MSSSPQLLIFDVNETLLDTKAVTAAINKELGNSEAAGKWFQSLLHYSLVETVTGDFADFSQIADACLEMTAKNYGKDLSAEKREIILSEFKKLSPHSEVFEGLQRLKNAGFIIVALSNGTLETINDQLKYAGINQLFDRIFSIQSIGKFKPHPSTYAYVLDKMEISSDKVLMIAAHPWDLVGASRAGLQTAFIKREGKSNYPLSPKNDFEAENLIQLSNLLIH, from the coding sequence ATGTCTTCTTCACCCCAATTGTTAATATTTGATGTGAATGAAACCTTGCTGGATACAAAAGCAGTGACTGCTGCAATTAATAAAGAATTAGGGAATTCTGAGGCAGCAGGCAAATGGTTTCAATCTTTATTGCATTATTCATTGGTGGAAACTGTCACCGGTGATTTTGCTGATTTCTCTCAAATTGCTGATGCTTGCTTGGAAATGACTGCCAAAAATTATGGCAAAGATCTTTCCGCTGAAAAAAGAGAAATAATTTTAAGCGAATTCAAAAAACTCTCTCCGCATTCGGAGGTTTTCGAAGGTCTTCAACGTTTAAAAAATGCCGGTTTTATAATCGTAGCCCTTAGCAATGGCACACTTGAAACTATCAATGATCAGTTAAAGTATGCAGGGATTAACCAATTATTTGATAGAATTTTCAGTATTCAGAGTATAGGCAAATTTAAACCACACCCTTCTACATATGCCTATGTCCTTGATAAGATGGAAATTTCTTCAGATAAAGTGTTGATGATTGCTGCACACCCTTGGGATTTGGTGGGTGCTTCCAGAGCAGGACTACAGACTGCATTTATCAAAAGAGAAGGAAAATCAAATTATCCACTGTCACCAAAAAATGATTTTGAAGCAGAAAACTTGATTCAGCTCTCTAACCTACTTATTCACTGA
- a CDS encoding DUF547 domain-containing protein: MIKLFIYYSVLLINLSCGSSGLGQSGTTPPSHATFDQLLQAHVSEQGTVNYKGFMADVDKLDAYLASLSSNAPDRAAWSEAEQLAYWINAYNAFTIKLILDHYPVKSIKDIGPKLTIPIVNTVWHLEFFEIGGKPASLDEIEHKILRKEFDEPRIHFAINCASISCPKLMNHAYSAKNLDAQLQQAAYTFINNPMHNSMTKEQAELSPLFSWFEEDFTRKGSLVDFINQYAENKLNNEAKISFKDYNWSLNE; encoded by the coding sequence ATGATAAAACTGTTCATTTACTACAGTGTCCTTTTGATCAACTTATCCTGCGGAAGTTCTGGACTGGGTCAATCTGGCACAACCCCGCCTAGTCATGCAACTTTTGACCAGTTGCTTCAAGCTCACGTTAGCGAGCAGGGAACGGTAAACTATAAAGGATTTATGGCTGATGTGGATAAATTAGATGCATACTTAGCCTCATTGAGCTCCAATGCTCCAGATAGAGCAGCCTGGTCGGAAGCAGAACAGTTGGCGTATTGGATCAATGCTTACAATGCTTTCACCATTAAATTGATCCTTGACCACTACCCTGTAAAAAGTATTAAAGACATTGGCCCAAAATTGACCATCCCGATTGTCAACACGGTATGGCATTTGGAGTTTTTTGAAATTGGTGGAAAACCGGCAAGTCTGGATGAAATAGAACATAAAATATTAAGAAAAGAATTCGATGAACCAAGAATTCATTTTGCCATTAACTGTGCATCTATCTCTTGTCCGAAATTAATGAATCATGCCTATTCAGCCAAAAATTTAGATGCTCAGTTGCAACAGGCAGCATATACGTTCATCAATAACCCAATGCACAATTCGATGACAAAGGAACAAGCGGAACTGTCTCCACTTTTTTCATGGTTTGAAGAAGACTTTACCAGAAAGGGTAGCCTAGTGGATTTTATCAATCAATATGCTGAGAACAAACTAAATAATGAAGCAAAAATTTCCTTCAAAGACTACAACTGGTCTTTGAACGAATAA
- a CDS encoding ATP-grasp domain-containing protein: MKFKSNFITKLMHWEYWPTWLVYLPVVFYYLILSVRARSFFFFTQANPDMEMGGLYNCSKYRQLRKLPPELIPKTVFLQSGTSFKMAQKALAKMAINFPLIAKPDRGERGTGVKVVENEEELATYLKRNSTDILLQEFIQTSFEAGVFYYRLPSKKFGIIPSIVLKEFLTVVGDGKTSLKDLVDESPRGRLVSRKLFDGGGLDSEEVLPLGKEKLLEPIGNHNRGTKFLDGSRHTSPSLERFFDKLSRRLGTFYYGRVDLKANSLEDFVQGKGIKVLEINGVNAEPAHIYDPDTKLREGIKTLLKHWTVIYKISRENNMLQHSTTSLKDAWEHYMQRKKIKK, from the coding sequence ATGAAATTTAAAAGTAACTTCATAACAAAACTGATGCACTGGGAATATTGGCCAACATGGCTGGTTTATTTGCCTGTGGTATTTTATTACCTGATACTTTCAGTTAGGGCCAGGTCTTTCTTTTTCTTCACCCAGGCAAATCCGGACATGGAAATGGGTGGGCTTTATAATTGCAGCAAATACCGTCAGCTTCGTAAACTCCCCCCTGAGCTAATACCAAAAACAGTTTTTCTCCAATCGGGAACATCTTTTAAAATGGCCCAAAAAGCCCTTGCCAAAATGGCAATTAATTTTCCCTTGATCGCTAAACCCGATAGGGGAGAAAGAGGCACAGGAGTGAAAGTTGTTGAAAATGAAGAGGAGCTTGCTACATACTTAAAGCGGAATAGCACAGATATACTATTGCAGGAATTTATTCAAACGTCTTTTGAGGCAGGCGTATTTTATTACAGGCTACCTAGTAAAAAATTTGGGATAATACCTTCCATCGTTTTAAAGGAGTTTCTGACAGTTGTGGGTGATGGTAAAACCAGTCTTAAAGACTTGGTGGATGAATCGCCCCGAGGAAGATTAGTGAGCAGGAAATTGTTTGATGGCGGTGGCTTGGACTCTGAAGAGGTCTTGCCTTTAGGAAAAGAAAAGTTGCTTGAACCCATTGGTAATCACAATCGTGGCACCAAATTTCTTGATGGATCAAGACATACAAGCCCTTCCCTCGAACGGTTTTTTGATAAGTTGAGTCGTCGGTTAGGTACTTTTTATTATGGAAGGGTGGATTTAAAAGCAAACTCTTTGGAAGATTTTGTTCAAGGAAAAGGAATTAAGGTATTGGAGATTAATGGGGTGAATGCAGAGCCGGCTCATATTTATGATCCTGACACAAAATTGCGGGAAGGGATCAAGACGCTTTTAAAACATTGGACTGTGATCTATAAAATTAGTAGGGAAAATAATATGTTGCAGCATTCAACTACCTCATTAAAAGATGCTTGGGAGCATTATATGCAAAGAAAAAAAATAAAAAAATGA
- a CDS encoding BamA/TamA family outer membrane protein, with amino-acid sequence MSLISKCYIATMLLLALISKAESRQSKQDSTIFKALPLAYFTPETRIAAEGFAFYSFYANKSQRKSNLRMFVTYTQNKQYLLILPWQVYTSGDQYFLKGSIDYRKFPEYYYGLGNNTKEASRALYEFKALTFTSKSYKRLKKDTYIGLALRGQWLEPKFPEMEPLFADVMEGNGREGYSYVGFGPSMMWDKRDHILSPSSGSFIEFTPLIGLGKSNHSALNFGLLSMDIRHYLALSDHITWANQLLTQLSFGDVPFRTLPTLGGPFLHRGYYQGRFRDNHSAIVQSEYRQHVIGRFGFVVFGSAGRVYQSLKEKLYKNIHLAAGGGLRVRISKKDRTNVRLDYSFTSDSRGFYIYFAEAF; translated from the coding sequence ATGTCTTTAATTTCGAAGTGCTATATCGCCACCATGCTATTGTTGGCTTTGATTTCCAAGGCTGAGTCGAGGCAATCGAAGCAAGACAGTACAATATTTAAGGCTTTGCCTTTGGCATATTTCACACCTGAAACAAGGATTGCGGCAGAGGGCTTTGCTTTCTATAGCTTTTATGCCAATAAAAGCCAAAGAAAGTCCAATTTGCGGATGTTTGTCACCTACACCCAAAACAAGCAGTATTTGCTAATACTACCTTGGCAGGTTTATACTTCCGGGGATCAGTATTTCCTGAAAGGAAGCATTGATTACAGGAAATTTCCTGAATATTATTATGGATTGGGAAACAATACCAAGGAGGCCTCTAGGGCACTTTATGAATTCAAAGCCCTAACATTTACGAGCAAAAGTTATAAAAGGCTAAAAAAAGACACCTATATTGGCCTGGCGCTTCGAGGCCAATGGCTGGAACCAAAATTTCCGGAGATGGAGCCTCTTTTTGCGGATGTTATGGAGGGGAATGGAAGAGAGGGCTATAGTTATGTGGGCTTTGGACCCTCCATGATGTGGGACAAAAGGGATCATATTTTATCCCCTTCTTCCGGGAGTTTTATCGAATTTACACCTTTAATTGGTTTAGGGAAAAGCAATCATTCTGCGCTTAATTTTGGTTTACTCAGTATGGATATTAGGCATTATCTGGCACTTTCTGATCATATTACCTGGGCCAATCAATTATTGACTCAATTGTCTTTTGGTGATGTGCCCTTTCGAACTTTACCAACTTTGGGAGGACCATTTCTTCATAGAGGATACTACCAAGGAAGGTTTAGAGACAATCATTCAGCCATTGTTCAATCTGAATATAGGCAACATGTAATCGGGCGGTTTGGCTTTGTAGTATTCGGTTCCGCAGGAAGAGTTTATCAATCTTTAAAGGAGAAATTATATAAAAACATACACCTTGCTGCCGGTGGAGGCCTTAGGGTTCGCATAAGTAAAAAGGACAGGACCAATGTAAGGTTGGATTATAGCTTTACATCTGATTCACGTGGTTTCTATATCTATTTTGCAGAGGCTTTTTAA
- a CDS encoding YceI family protein → MKSSILIFLFYYLFAPNVVAPVYGPPNNFEESYIKFNIRNLGLNVEGAFKSFKTTVNYNKSQPEKSSFSAEIQTNSIDTGINKRDNHLKKAEYFDVAKYPIISFQSTKVSAAGEDGLLVLGDLTIKGKTLPITLNVTIADKGSSKEFNIKGELDRRDYKVGGSSWVMSDDVYLDLLIVN, encoded by the coding sequence ATGAAATCTTCAATCTTAATCTTCCTGTTTTATTATTTATTTGCGCCTAATGTAGTCGCTCCTGTATACGGCCCTCCAAATAATTTTGAAGAATCTTACATCAAATTCAATATTCGAAACCTTGGGCTTAATGTAGAAGGCGCTTTTAAATCGTTTAAAACCACGGTGAATTACAATAAATCTCAACCAGAGAAAAGTAGCTTTTCGGCAGAAATACAAACAAATTCTATAGACACGGGCATCAATAAGCGAGACAATCACCTAAAAAAAGCAGAGTACTTTGATGTAGCCAAATACCCCATCATAAGCTTTCAATCCACAAAGGTTTCTGCAGCAGGAGAAGATGGACTCTTGGTTTTAGGAGACTTGACCATAAAAGGGAAAACACTCCCAATTACCCTAAACGTCACCATTGCTGACAAAGGATCTTCAAAGGAATTTAATATCAAAGGGGAACTCGACCGAAGAGATTATAAAGTGGGAGGAAGTAGTTGGGTAATGTCCGATGATGTCTACTTAGACTTACTTATTGTAAATTAA
- a CDS encoding flavodoxin family protein produces the protein MRNKDCRFLFLSTFYDLQNRPNMELSTFQKELNDNNPFDFSALKAVFLNCTLKKSPENSHTAGLISMSEGIMRANGVATEVIRPVDHQIAFGVYPDMTEHGWDRDDWPAIQDKVMEADILILGSPIWLGEKFSIASLVIERLYGYSGKMNNKGQYAYYGKAGGCLITGNEDGIKHCAMNILYSLQHLGYVIPPQADAGWIGEAGPGPSYLDKNSGGPENDFTNRNTTFMTWNLMHLAQMLKQSGIPAYGNQRDAWDNRSNKDHPNPEYR, from the coding sequence ATGAGAAACAAGGATTGTAGGTTCCTTTTTCTCAGCACATTTTATGACCTGCAAAATAGACCTAATATGGAATTAAGTACTTTTCAAAAAGAGCTGAATGACAATAACCCATTTGATTTTTCAGCATTAAAAGCTGTTTTTCTAAACTGCACCCTAAAAAAGTCACCTGAAAACTCTCATACTGCAGGATTAATCAGTATGAGTGAGGGTATCATGCGTGCGAATGGGGTTGCAACTGAAGTCATTCGACCAGTGGACCACCAAATTGCTTTTGGTGTTTATCCTGACATGACGGAACATGGTTGGGACAGGGACGATTGGCCTGCAATTCAAGATAAGGTAATGGAAGCAGATATTTTGATATTGGGGAGCCCTATTTGGTTAGGTGAAAAATTCTCCATTGCCTCTCTGGTAATAGAACGTTTGTATGGCTATTCCGGAAAAATGAATAATAAAGGTCAATATGCCTATTATGGGAAGGCTGGTGGTTGTTTGATTACAGGTAATGAAGATGGTATCAAACATTGTGCGATGAATATTTTATACAGTCTTCAGCATTTAGGATATGTCATTCCACCGCAAGCGGATGCAGGGTGGATAGGCGAAGCCGGCCCCGGGCCTTCTTATTTGGATAAAAATTCAGGTGGGCCTGAAAATGACTTTACCAATAGAAATACCACTTTTATGACTTGGAATCTGATGCATCTGGCTCAAATGCTTAAACAGAGTGGTATCCCTGCATATGGTAATCAAAGAGATGCTTGGGACAACAGATCTAACAAAGACCATCCAAATCCGGAGTACCGGTAA